A single region of the Corticium candelabrum chromosome 15, ooCorCand1.1, whole genome shotgun sequence genome encodes:
- the LOC134190690 gene encoding alpha-(1,6)-fucosyltransferase-like encodes MCRKRRPKFDLKLLQTVLLIALCLDNIRLRLHDCHCNKSSSSSSVPVRIVEKNRLKRLYASNRRLKQEVANCNIKTEVLERKCLPFSVDNNACPFGRVHVVLWRVQRNVEQLWNFLRHKLKEFSYVITYTRGWYQETVTDLSNLFEVLLEWKKQEANRLSQVVQNRFQLLQNPGDCSQARRLICDVTKACGLGCQMHHLVFCFMVAYRDNRTVIVDSYKWQYAPYRGSWETVFQPISNSISCRTFSSIDMKWWEKEDSDDLLVKLPVAESLDKQPPFIPLAVPKDLAAHISCFHTQPSLWWIGQIVSFLLRPSVDMQQVIDEFAKSIGFSKPIVGVHVRRTDKVGWESELHSLNQYMEVVESYYELLEKRQQISKRSIYLATDDDLVITEMKHRYPGYNILSNKEGAVAARQQRYSQTSLNGIITDILLLSQTDYLVCTFSSQVCRLAYELMQSYHPDASQNAHSLDEMYYFGGQRPRLQRAIARHTPADESELELIVGDLISVRDNKHGFFLGMSMRTNKYGRYPPYKVEDIVDEVKCPTFVH; translated from the exons ATGTGTCGGAAGCGTCGCCCAAAATTCGATTTGAAGCTGTTGCAAACAGTCTTGTTGATTGCTTTATGTTTAGATAACATTCGCTTACGTCTACATGATTGTCACTGTAATAAGTCATCTTCATCCTCTAGTGTTCCTGTACGAATCGTAGAAAAGAATCGATTGAAACGTTTGTATGCAAGCAACAGACGACTCAAACAGGAAGTAGCAAATTGCAATATAAAAACGGAAGTTCTAGAAAGGAAATGTCTTCCGTTTTCTGTCGACAACAACGCGTGTCCATTTGGAAGAGTTCATGTTGTGTTGTGGAGGGTGCAGAGAAATGTTGAGCAATTGTGGAATTTCCTACGTCATAAATTGAAAGAATTTTCATACGTAATTACCTATACCCGTGGGTGGTATCAAGAAACTGTAACTGATTTATCTAACTTGTTTGAAGTGCTGCTCGAATGGAAAAAGCAAGAAGCGAACAGATTATCACAAGTTGTACAAAATCGATTCCAATTGCTGCAGAATCCTGGTGACTGCAGCCAAGCGAGACGGTTGATATGTGATGTAACGAAAGCTTGTGGATTGGGATGTCAGATGCATCATCTTGTCTTCTGCTTTATGGTTGCTTATCGAGACAATCGAACTGTAATTGTTGACTCATACAAATGGCAATATGCGCCATACAGAGGCAGCTGGGAAACTGTCTTTCAGCCCATTAGTAATTCTATTTCGTGTAGAACATTCAGTTCAATAGACATGAAGTGGTGGGAGAAGGAAGACAGTGACGACCTACTAGTGAAATTACCGGTAGCAGAAAGCTTGGACAAACAGCCGCCATTTATTCCACTGGCAGTTCCCAAAGATCTTGCTGCTCATATCAGTTGCTTCCATACACAGCCATCATTGTGGTGGATTGGACAAATTGTGAGCTTTCTACTGAGGCCCAGTGTCGATATGCAGCAAGTAATTGATGAATTTGCAAAGTCAATAGGATTTAGTAAACCAATAGTGGG AGTTCATgtcagacgaacagacaaagtAGGATGGGAATCCGAGTTACACAGTCTCAACCAATACATGGAAGTCGTTGAAAGCTATTACGAATTATTGGAGAAAAGGCAACAAATAAGTAAACGAAGCATCTATTTGGCAACTGATGATGACCTCGTCATTACTGAAATGAAGCACAG GTATCCGGGTTACAACATTCTCAGCAATAAAGAAGGGGCAGTTGCAGCAAGGCAACAACGATACTCACAGACATCACTAAATGGAATTATTACAGATATACTGCTGCTGTCTCAGACCGACTACCTTGTCTGTACTTTCTCATCACAG GTTTGTAGACTGGCATATGAACTTATGCAATCGTACCATCCAGATGCATCTCAGAATGCTCATAGTCTTGATGAAATGTATTACTTTGGTGGACAAAGGCCTCGGCTTCAACGAGCTATTGCTCGGCATACACCGGCTGACGAATCTGAATTAGAACTGATTGTTGGTGATTTGATCAGTGTGAGAGACAATAAACATGGCTTCTTTCTAGGAATGTCTATGAGAACCAACAAGTATGGCCGATACCCTCCATACAAGGTCGAAGACATTGTAGATGAAGTAAAATGTCCAACCTTTGTTCATTGA
- the LOC134190695 gene encoding 14 kDa phosphohistidine phosphatase-like, translating to MAERLNAVEDVDIDADGRFKYVLIKVESSDSWKYIVRGYNFASYHADVFDKVQPGIEGIGLTCECVGGGRIQHNSGEKSIHVYGYSMGFGRADHSVTVEKLKEKYPHYAKIDFSNEGY from the exons ATGGCCGAAAGATTGAATGCTGTGGAAGATGTAGATATTGATGCCGATGGACGATTCAAGTATGTGCTAATTAAAGTGGAGAGCAGTGATTCGTGGAAGTACATAGTGCGAGGATATAATTTCGCCAGTTACCATG CTGATGTTTTTGATAAAGTGCAACCTGGAATTGAAGGGATAGGCTTGACCTGTGAGTGTGTTGGTGGAGGTCGCATTCAGCACAACAGTGGAGAGAAGTCTATTCATGTTTACGGCTACTCTATG GGTTTTGGACGAGCAGATCATTCAGTAACAGTTGAAAAATTAAAAGAGAAGTATCCACATTATGCAAAAATTGATTTCAGCAATGAAGGTTATTGA